A stretch of bacterium DNA encodes these proteins:
- a CDS encoding DUF4013 domain-containing protein, whose amino-acid sequence MMGKMSVTEALRKVIEDEHWTRKTLLGGLFLGIPVLFFFSKGYLMQLLRAAIRRETDKGLPTWRAGESFVLGAKAFAVWVLYYILPALFLWLASINRGNPAYSTLLTIGIVLGIISTLLMPWAAAVWLSTGSVRSAFDIRRLLKVFGFFGEYLDVFVRCLLLVVFSAGMPFAGFFAAMACMQLLGEVTGKYVEHPAGERPEVSQRG is encoded by the coding sequence ATGATGGGCAAGATGTCAGTTACTGAAGCCCTGAGAAAGGTTATAGAGGATGAGCATTGGACACGGAAGACGCTTTTAGGCGGCCTTTTCTTGGGCATACCGGTTCTTTTCTTCTTCTCTAAGGGCTACTTGATGCAGCTGCTCAGAGCAGCTATTCGGCGGGAGACGGACAAGGGTCTGCCCACGTGGCGCGCCGGAGAGTCCTTCGTCCTCGGGGCAAAGGCCTTCGCGGTGTGGGTCCTTTATTATATCTTGCCGGCGCTTTTCTTATGGTTGGCAAGCATCAATCGCGGGAATCCTGCATATAGCACACTCCTCACGATAGGAATAGTGCTTGGGATCATCTCAACGCTGCTTATGCCATGGGCTGCAGCGGTCTGGCTGAGCACTGGCTCCGTGAGAAGCGCCTTCGATATTCGGCGGCTTCTCAAGGTGTTCGGCTTCTTTGGTGAATACCTTGACGTGTTTGTTCGCTGCCTTCTGCTTGTCGTGTTTTCGGCGGGCATGCCATTTGCTGGGTTCTTCGCTGCGATGGCCTGTATGCAGTTGCTCGGCGAGGTTACAGGGAAGTACGTCGAGCACCCGGCAGGCGAGAGGCCGGAGGTTTCACAGCGAGGATGA